ATCCACACGGCGGCGGACAAGGAGCGCAAGGCGCAGGACAAGCTGGAGAAACAAAAGGAGAAACAGCGGAGGAAGGATCTGGAGCAGCACAGGAGCTACACCTAGCCACCAGATGGCGCCACAACGCCCCCGTGACATCTGGGGGGGTGTTCAGGAACACACGGCTTTTTAACTGTCGCAGTCGGACAGAAGAACAACATGAGTCGATGATGAACTGTACGGCtttattacagtaaaatgtCCGGGTGAGACCACATACTCAAGAAGTGTCATTCTTGGACAGTTGTCAGCAGGCGAAGTATGTGGAAATTCTGATACATTTTTGGTACTGGAAAATAAATATGGTATGTTATATGTACACAAATGTATTCCAACAttttacaaaacacaaaaagggCCTACTTGCCAAAAAGATTTTGTTAATGGATATATATTAACTATGCTATGAGTGCTATTAGAACGCTTTATATTCCCCGGACAGACTGTCAAatcttgaaaacaacaatgacaaATCAAAGACTTTCGCAAACCATCACCACAAACTCACCATCAAACCTGTGTTTTTTACATTGTATGTAAAAGACTGATTCTACCTTTCATTAAGCACAACATCTCTCTCCAACACATCACAAcaacatcacttcctgtaaCGTGAGTCAGCTCCGGCGAGCTGCCATCACGTCAAGCCACAGATAAAGACCCTCAAGTGAGCGACTCATGGACTAGACCTGTGTTAGACTACcgagtgtgtttgtatatacagtactgtatgtttacAATCTGCATGTTTGTGATTGTggtatgtggatgtgtgtgggtatgtttgTATAACTGTTTCAGGGGGAGGTTGTAGGAGGTCGGTACAGGACTCTGGTGGAGTTCGGGTACTTCTCAGTGGCTTGAAGCcttctcttcatcttcctctcctcctcttcatcttcctctcctcctcttcctctctcgccctccttccctctcctctcttcaaacATCGTCGCAGGAGGGTTTTCAGTCAGAGGAGAGACGCAGAGACGCAGATGTAATTACCCCAGTGCTGTACGCTGTCGCTTCAGTCACTCTGGTTCGATCTGATCTACTTACGTGTCGAGAGTAACGGTCAGAGCTGGCAGATCAGACGAAGGCTCATGTGCATCATTTTTGACAACAATGGTCAATAAAAACAGCCCTTGCCCTCAAACGAGTTATAGGCTGCCTGTTTCATCCCCGTCCTTATCTCATTACTCAAACATTGTCACTCGCCTCTCTCGTTCCTTGTGCAACACAGGGACTCCCGACTCACACCATGGTCCTGACTCAGCTGAACGCTGTGTCACGTCTTACATTGTTTACACTTAGAGGAAGTGGGCGGGGCCGGACTTCAGGTTTCCCGAGGTGAAGCAATTGATTACGGCCACACAGGAAATACTCTGAGGAAATTGCTAATaattattacagtttttctcgattgctttggctcaattcttgaaacagaaattacattctcaaagctccacgtgcatttagcaaaatagcctatatggttcagcacaactacatagatcaccttcaaaaggtcatatctcacccaaaacagttgggtgacatgcttcaaaaccaaatcatgttCTCATATAagtagtcagtgcccccaaaatgaaaagttccttctcgattgctttggctcatctctcgagaaaaaagagaacattctcaaacctttaaatacatttgccaaaataacccagatggttcagcaaaacaccatggaacacctgcaaagggtcatctctttcctaaaacagacaacttatcagtcaaaacgaAATCCTTTTCTCATCCAAATaatcagtgcccccaaaatgaacaagttacaactaaacaacatgaacctcaaaagtgcaagagtgtacctgtagaaaagcaagcaacaatactgtaatgtatgcttcatgttttggctaaccacaatgttatctcgttgtttaggatcattgacctatgcacttttgtaaaactctctcttggaagtcgctttggataaaagcaaaatgaatacatgtaaaatgtaaatgtgtatcaaactgaaaaaatattacagtaattcaaaagtagcctacaaggtttcacatcacatattgcacttacactgccatggaaattgttactgtaattgccatacatcatggttactgttacaggaaatgtgtacagcacaatatactttcatacaataagcacatcaaaactaacattatgtataacctacactagtagtatgagtaatcacagtaagtttcaggcaagtgacactttcacagagttagcagggggtgcattacagtaagcctggcatgaaatgcacctcctctattgtctgtcctctatgattcctattgtacactgaggggactagtatgagtaaccacggtacttttcaggcatttgaccccttcctagtcagagttgcagagggtgcatttcatggcaagaaggaaacacatacagtaagaaagtaaagcaaagctggagtttcactagttgttgtcctcactgtctgtctggccacagatttcattgacatcacatctgatgttctcccttacgatgcaacaggggaagaattgttgttcatgccgcaacaatcccctacactgatctgctgtgacatcatcacaagcagcatccattgtctggagcagggagctctggttttgaacccgatgctcataaaccctccacctccatgcagaaaaaacctcctggataggactaaggaatggggagtcaggtgatatgagcaccatcagcattctttgatgggcagtgaaccctgatgagtgggtgacggtggaagcttacattgtcccacacaatgacaaatataAGAAAGttgtctcatgtagagggataagatcggcgtgcaggcggtccaaggacaccaggagtgtctgggtattatatgggccaagactgggaatgtgggtgactacaccattctctgaaatggcagcacaaacagtgatgtttcccccgagctggcctgggacaagctctatatatttgatggaaggatttatactcctgaatagctcctgtcagctaactaaacttactgtgtgattggtgatcggttgtgtccccttgtttagtaaagttctagttgcacctgacaatgactgtaagcagatgatctaagagatccatattacagtatataccattatgtttttcatggtattatgtgcctgaaacattttgacagtggagtgaactgttgtgcaggtgatgatgtacacaaggaaattatgccaatatgttttgcagagaacaaccacttgactgagaaacaacagtcatgttaaaccagcaagatatttttcaattgatagttggcctaattgaaggcaattatacctaaccatttcaaagatgtgcgaaatcatttgaaatgtgtgcaaactgtaggcaattgcacttgtcattacaaggatgtgctaatacaattgcaatttgattaaaggaatgaacaattccaatctgttgtgaacaagtgcccagcggtttggaggtttgcacgtgttgttttgagaatgtcatttctgtttcgtgaaatgagccaaaccaactGAGAAAACTGTAAAACCTTTTAGCAAGGGAAATAATGCAAGGCCGCAACACTTTTCGACAGtaaatcatttatttatttttcatgtattgAAATTGTCTGGAACATTACATAAATTACATGGGGAAATACATTTCTGCAGTATTGTTTTACATTCACAACATTTTTGGGAGGCGGCATAGCATAAACATTtttttcataaaaaataaatacatttcatatAAATAGGCTTTAGAAATACAATCATATGTGTAATGTATAGTGATGACttacagaaatacagaaagcCATTTCCCATTGCGTTTACTCAATGCAATTGtcaatgtaaaacaaacaataaaaaacGGTTTCCCTTTAAAACAAGGACTTTTGGGAAACAGGCAGTCCCAGTGCCTTGCTACGTTACTCCTACATAAGACGAGGTAAAGGCACTTGTGCACAACTAAACACTGTCATCACAGAGGTTCACTCTCATCCTTCTGTCTGTGTAAAAGTCTtattaataaatacattcatACTTCAGAGAAACGCACAATAAGTTAAAATTGCAAACATGAGGATTCCTGAACCGATTCCAAAGACAAGTACAAATAATCATACCAAATAAATCATTCATAAATAACCTAATAACTTAATAAATAGTATAAATACAACATCATAAATTAAAAAGACATTCAGTGTGAGAACCCATCAACCAGGAGGGACTTTCAACATTCCTGAGTTTCTCTGGAACTGAAAGACAAAAGTTACAAAAGGGGAATCTGCTGACAGACAGGTGGGGACTTGCTTTATATTCCCATCCTGCTTTCCGTGTGCTCCGACAGAAAACGGAAAAAGGAGCAGTTGTCTATTCTGCACCGTTGACATGGACACCGCCACATAATGACAACTCAATGAATGAATCCTATTAAATGCTTTCAAATCCAAATTGAAACAATTGAGGCGCACGTCAATGTTTCGGATTTACCGTGGTTATGAAACTGACTCCTAGAAATTTCTCTTTTGAAATGTGATTGTGCTTTCATTTTGAGATTCAGTCAGCAACTGTCAGATTTGACACTGACCAGGGCTCCATTGAAAAGGAAATTATTCATATCAACGGGGCTGCACTGGTTAAATAAAGGGTTATAACGTGTTCTAATGAACTCAAAGCCATATAACGCTTTCCAGGAAAAAgggtgtggggagaggggagcagagaaacAAGCTCAAACTGGAGAGACAAGGAAAAAATGTTGTTTTCATGTGTTGTGCGCTGTTAGTCCTCCACTCAGCCAGACCTTAGCTCTGTACCCGCCACCGCAGAGAGAACCCAACCACTCTCCAGCCTCTGCTTCCTGGGGATCTGAGCCTGCTCGCTGGTCGGCTTCCTTCCCAGGTCCCAGGCAGAGAGGCGTGGCTGTCCTCACCCCTGGGTCCCAGGTAGAGAGGCGTGGCTGTTCCTCACCCCTGGGTCCCAGGTAGAGAGGTGTGTATGTTCCTCACCCCTGGGTCCCAGGCAGAGTGGTGCGTATGTTCCTCAGGCTTCGGACCAGGTCGTGGCTGAAGGTGCGTAGCTGCAGCAGGGCCAGGTGAGTGGCCACCTGGACCTCGTAGCTTCCTGAGATGTTGAGCGTGAAGCCTGGCTCCTCAGACTTTGGGGTAACGCTCAGCTGGGACTGGCCCTGcatctgagaacacacacaataaacatgGATGcttgtcccagtgtgtgtgtacctatctttgtgtgtgtgtgtgtgagcctcacACAGCAGTCTCACCTTGTTGACCAGGGCCTGCAGGTCTCTGAGGTCTGCCTGCAGGTGCTTGGTGGCGCTGCTGGAGGCTGGTGTCAGAGCTCCCAGCAGGCTGTGGTGCAGCTGCAGACCCAGGCTCATGCGCTGCAGACACACCTCCTGCAGGgcggagcacacacacaccgtcacacacacaccctctgcacGCTGACGGGCAGTGGCAAACACGTGTGGAAGACaggtgcacagacacacatgtatgcacacacacacacacacacacacacactgaccagggTGAAGTGTGTTGATATGGCTTTGAAGGTAGGGGCCGGAGGGATGCCCAGAGTTTTCACCATCAGTTGCAGGTCCCCAGTCTGGCTGGAGGGGTCAAGGGTCTGGTCCTGAGGACAACAGAATGATTggtcagacagagaggagccCCTTCCTCCGTCTAATGATCCAGGCTGGATCTGACATCCAGTTGGTGTGTTGTTCTTGTTCACTCTGGGAGGCTATGGTCCCGGTTACCTCTGAAGAAGTTTCTGTTTGATTTACTGTCACAGCGTCTTTTCTGACATCTCGTTACAGATTTACGAGTGACTGTCTCAGCCAATCATGTCCATCATGAATGATTGTCTCAGTCAATCATGTCCATCATGAATGACTGTCTCAGTCAATCATGTCCATCATGAATGACTGTCTCAGTCAATCAAGTCCATCATGAATGACCGTCTCAGCCAATCATGAATGTAGGTCATGAAATACATATGAGGGGTTCGAAAAGCTAAAAATATCTGGGAAAAGATTTTTAAAATATAAACTGCTTAATTAGATTTCAGTataataatgaatgaatgaaaattgCAACCCACTGGTTAGCTTGCAGTGAATTTACAGTTAACATGATAAAAGTAACACTTTCAAGTTTCAGTTTGATTTGCCATTTGTATGTACAGGTGAGTACTCCGTATTAACCAGGTGAGTACTGAGTATTAAACACAGGTGAGTACTGAGTATTAAACACAGGTGAGTACTGAGTATTAAACACAGGTGAGTACTGAGTATTAACCAGGTGAGTACTGAGTATTAACCAGAGATGGGATggaacaaagtacaaatactttgttactgtacttaggtagattttt
Above is a window of Hypomesus transpacificus isolate Combined female chromosome 17, fHypTra1, whole genome shotgun sequence DNA encoding:
- the csf3a gene encoding colony stimulating factor 3 (granulocyte) a, which translates into the protein MKSLLIVALQCCVAALVCAAPVHLPDDADFEQTLEQAQGLVEKILRSIPSVQKDQTLDPSSQTGDLQLMVKTLGIPPAPTFKAISTHFTLEVCLQRMSLGLQLHHSLLGALTPASSSATKHLQADLRDLQALVNKMQGQSQLSVTPKSEEPGFTLNISGSYEVQVATHLALLQLRTFSHDLVRSLRNIRTTLPGTQG